A window of Synechococcus sp. MEDNS5 contains these coding sequences:
- a CDS encoding DUF2231 domain-containing protein encodes MLELLPPLNDKNLPWLDVIHPIVVHFVIAMALITVVFDVLGVVTRRRNLFEVSFWNLVVATVAIFVAIIFGQIEAGLAMPYGASRDILNYHSTIGWSLAGVLGLLTGWRYVVRQKDPTALPSGFLVIDGVLATLVFCQVYLGDKLVWVYGLHTVPVVEAIRSGAVS; translated from the coding sequence ATGCTCGAGTTGCTCCCACCACTCAACGATAAAAATCTTCCCTGGCTGGATGTCATCCATCCAATCGTTGTTCACTTCGTGATCGCCATGGCGTTGATCACCGTTGTTTTCGACGTTTTGGGTGTGGTGACACGTCGCCGCAACCTTTTCGAGGTGAGTTTCTGGAACCTTGTTGTGGCCACCGTGGCCATTTTTGTGGCCATCATCTTCGGCCAAATCGAAGCCGGTCTGGCGATGCCTTACGGGGCCTCCAGAGACATTCTCAATTACCACAGCACCATCGGCTGGTCGCTAGCTGGCGTTCTTGGACTGCTCACAGGATGGCGCTACGTGGTGAGGCAGAAAGACCCAACAGCACTGCCCTCGGGATTCCTGGTGATTGATGGCGTGCTGGCCACGCTTGTGTTCTGCCAGGTGTATCTGGGCGACAAGCTCGTGTGGGTCTATGGGCTTCACACCGTGCCCGTGGTGGAAGCGATTCGCAGCGGAGCCGTCTCATGA